The window GTTGGATTGGGGCAATAGGCCCGGTTGAAGATCGTTCCCTGGGCTGCAAGCCGGTCCAGATTGGGGGTATGAAGCTCCGGATTGTTGTAACCTATGGTCCGCCAGTGTTGTTGATCGCTGGTGATTAACAGAATGTTGGGTTTGGGCATAGTGGTTTTCGGCAGCCAATGTGTGGCAGCGTTAGCGAATCTTTCGTAACCTTTGCATCCAATCGTAGGGATAGTGCAGATCAGGTTTACTCACTGTGGTCAATTGAGCCATGTTTTCGTCGGAGAGGGCCCAACCGACCGCGCCCAGATTGTCCTCCAGGTGGGCTACCGTGCGGACGCCGATGATGGGTGCTGTGACTCCAGGGCGATGGTGCAGCCAATTCAGCGCAACCTGGGCCGGGGTCTTGCCCTCATCCTTTGCAACTTCCAGCAAGGCGTCGATGATGGCCCAGGTGCGCTCCAGATTGTAGAGGCTCCAGGCCTCACTCCAGCCCCCCTTTTCCGCCTGATCGATGCGGGTGCCCTCGATGGGTGCTGTCATGCCGCGCTGGTATTTCCCGCTCAGCCAGCCGCCTCGCAAGGGGCTCCATGGGATGATGCCCAGCCCTTCGTTCATGCAGACCGGTACCAGCTCCCATTCGATGGAGCGATCTAGTAGATTGTAGAGGGGCTGCAAGCAGGTGAAGGCTTCCCAGCCATTGTGCCGGCTCAGGTCGACAGCCTTTTGAATCTGCCAACCACTGAAGTTGCTGGCACCGACATAGCGCACCTTGCCACTTCTTACCAGATCATTCAGGGTTGAAAGCGTTTCTTCCAGCGGCGTGATCGGGTCCCAGCCATGGACCTGATACAAGTCGATGGTATCGGTGCCCAGGCGCCGCAGGCTGTCTTCGACCGAGTCCAGGATGTGTTTGCGACTCAGGCCAAGCTCATTGGGCCCTTCGCCCATGGGAAAACGGACCTTGGTGGCAATGATCAGGTCCTGGCGCTTTTTGCCCTGTAACCAACGGCCGACGATCTCCTCCGACACGCCGCGGGTGTAGACATTGGCGGTATCCAGGAAGTTGCCACCATCTTCCATGAATCGATCCATGATCTCGAAACTGGTTTTTTCGTCGGTATCGCGCCCGAAAGTCATGGTTCCCAGGCAGAGCGCGCTGACCTTGAGACCGGTTTTGCCCATAAAACGGTAGATCATAGTTTCTCCTTAAAGTGTGTAGTGGGAAAGTAGACAAGTAGATAAGTAGATAAGTAAACAAGGGCTTCAGGAGGTTATCTCGTCCTCTGACAGGGATTCGGCGATGACGGGGTTCCCATCAGGCCAATCCGTTTACCCACGCAAATTGACACATCCTCCTTGTTTCCTTGTCTACCTGTTTCCTTACTGCACCAGCCCGGTCAGCATCCGGAAGACGATGGGTCCCAACACCCACAGACCACTGAAGAGTGCAGCCGGGAAGATAAGTGCGACCAGAAGCCACAGCACCAGCCAGCCCCAACCGGCACCCTGTTCTTCCGCTTCGAAGGTCACGTCGACCGTGGCGGGATCGAAGGTGTCGTCGGTATCGACGACATAGGTGCCGGCGATTTTATCATGCCATCCCTGGCGTTTTCTGTCAAAGGCGATCCAGAGAAATCCAAGGGACAATACAATGCCGCTGATGATATAGCCGACATATCGCAGTAAGGCCTTGCCGAAGGAGGGTGGAGCGCCTTCGTCGGTGATCACCCTGAGCCCGAGGACCGCCTTGCCGACCGTCTGTCCTGATTTCGACCAGGACCACACGTAGTACAGAACGGAGACCAGGATTCCAAGGCCCACAAGCAACAGGTTAAAGGAGACGGGGTCGAAGGGATTGTAGCTGGAGACTACGATGGTCAGAAAGCCAACCGCAAAAAACACCATAAGCGTGATGGTTAGCATAATCAAGACATCAAAGACCATGGCGAACAAACGCGGTTTGAATCCCTTGACTCCGATAGTCAGCTTGCGGCGCTCAGTCGTTTGTCCCGGATCGGTGGTGGTCATGGTTTTATCCTTACATTCGAGACGATAGCACCGATGAATCATCCAGCGTTTCAGTTCCCATGAGATTCTTCACTGCGAAGCGGACTTGCATGAGCGTTGCGTGCCATTTCAGCGTAGTGCGAGTACAGTCTGGCGCAGATAATTGGGTAGATGCCGTAGGTCACGCTACCAGCGTGACATCTCTGGTAACCCACGACGGTCCGGCTACCAGCCGGACCTACATATCTTCATGGTCCTTTTCACCCGGCTGTGCCAGTAGATTTGGCTCAGGCCGGTCTTTACGGTGCACGTCGATGCGAACGAATCCCGCTCGGGATGTTCACTTGTTTTCTTGTATACTTGTTTCCCTGCTTCCCTGTTCCTCATCCACTCATGCGCTCCGCTATCCGGATAATCCGCTGAACTGCGGCAGCCATTGCTTTTCCGCCGCCAGCATTTCGTCGACCATGTCCCGGATCTCGTCCAGCGTGCAGACCGCCGCGGTCAATGGATCCAGCATGACAGCATGGCGAACGGCCTCGATGCAGCCGGACGAGGAAGCGGTAACGATCAATTCCTGGACGTTGATGTTGGTGCGGTTGAGTGCTGCCAGCTGCGCTGGATAGTCTCTCACGTGAGTGGGTTGCACACCGCTGCCGTCGACCAGGCAGGCGACTTCGACGCAACAACCTTCGGGCAAACGGTCGATAAGGCCGGTATTGGGCACGTTGCCGTTAATGGAGATCGGGTTGTTTGTCTCGATGGCCTCGATGATTCTTGAACCATACTCGTGGCTGCGTTCGGTTTCTGCCTCGCTTGCGACGATCTCCTCGTACTCGGCCCGGAAGGCTTCCCAGCGATGCAGGCAGTGGCGCAGATATCCGCCCGTGCGGGCGTAGTCATACCAGGAGTTGATCTCGTCGGTGAACCTGGGCACCAGCACCTGGTTCACCATCTCAGGGCTTTTGCGAAAGTAGGGCATGTATTCGCTGGCATGGCCACTGGACTCGGTGACGAAGTAGCCAAAGTGTTTCATGATGTCGATTCGCACCGGCTCCTCGCCGCAGACCTCGGGCCTTTCAATGGCATCCCAAATCAGTGGATAGAGGTCCTCCTTGCCGCGGCGGAATTCCAGGAAGAATGCCTGGTGGTTGATGCCGGCACAGAGGAAATTGATCTCCTCGTAGGGTAGGTTGATCCAGCGGGCCAGCATCTCGCTGGTGCCTTGCACACTGTGACAGAGACCAACATGGGGCCGGCCGCTCTCTTCGGCAACTGCCCAGCAGTTGGCTGCCATGGGATTGACGTAGTTGAGCAATAACGCATCGGGTGCGACCTCGTCCATGTCATTGCACAGATCGAGCAGCACCGGGATCGTGCGCAGGGAGCGGAAGACGCCGCCCGGCCCCAGGGTGTCGCCGACACATTGCTCCACGCCGTAGCGCTGCGGGATCTCGATATCCAGTCTATAGGCTTCCAGGCCACCCTGTTGAAAGGTCGTTACGACATAATCGGTGCCGGTGACAGCCTGCCGTTGATCAATGGTCGCTTCGACCCGAGCGTTGATTCCCCGTTGATCGATCAGGGCCTGGACAATGCCTCTTGACTGTTCCAGGCGCTGGGGGTCGATGTCCATCAGCGAGATGATACTTCCCTGCAGCGCGGGCGCCAACAGGATATCGCTACATAGCTGGCGCGTGAAAACCAGGCTTCCTGCGCCGATGAATGTGATCTTAGGCATTTTTCTGTTTTATCTCCATCCAATGGTCAATCTTTCGGCCCAGTCTCCCAGCACCGGTATCTTCCTGACCTTGCCCTGAAAAGCGGATATCATGCCGACGATCCAGCCTGCCAGCAGGCCAATAATCACGACGATAACAAATGAGAATAGAGCGATGGCTACGATCGGTCCGGCGATGGGAATATGGAAAAGCAGCCAGCCGACGGCGGCCCATATGATTGGACAAAGAATAGCCGCGCCGACAATCAATATGGACTGCCAGGCATGGAATTTCGCGAAGGAGTCATGCCGCCGGAAGAGAAAGACATAGAGCCAGCCAATGATGAGCAGCAAATAGGACAGGAAGGCAGCGATGCGACTTGAGGTGCTCATTGCCGGCCTCCTACCCCTCTAAGCTCCAACTCCCTGGCGAAATGGCAACTGACGAAATGTTCAGGTCTGGCTTCGCTTAGTTCCGGCACTTCCTGGTGACAGATGTCCTTGGCATAGCGGCAACGAGGATGGAAGACACAGCCCGGCGGCGGATTGGCAGGGCTTGGCACATCACCCTCCAGGATAATGCGATCGGGCTGGATATCCGGGTCAGCCGGCGGCACAGCGGAGACCAACGCTTCTGTGTAGGGATGCATTGGATTCCAGAGCAAGGTTTCCGTGTCGGCCATCTCGACGATCTTGCCGACGTACATGACGGCAATCCGGTCGGAGACATGCTCTACCACCGACAGGTCATGAGCGACAAAGATCAAGGTGAGTCCCATCTCTTCCTGAAGCTCCTGAAGCAGATTGAGCACCTGGGCCTGGACGGAAACATCCAATGCCGATACCGGTTCATCGGCCACGATCAGTCTTGGGTTGAGCGAAAGGGTACGGGCCAGGCCGATGCGCTGCCGCTGCCCACCGGAAAACTCATGGGGATAGCGTTGCATGTAAGCCGGATCGAGGCCCACGGCCCGCATGAGTTCGGCTACCCGATCCTCCAGTTCCTTGCCCTTGGCCTCTCCATGGATGATCAACGGTTCACCGATGATATCCTTGACCGTGAAGCGGGGATTGAGAGAACTGAACGGATCCTGAAAGATCATGCGCATTTCACGGCGCAACGGCTTCATCTCGCTCTTGCTGATCTGGGCCACGTCGATTCCCTCGCCGTTGGCCCTCCAGTACCAGACCTCTCCGTCGGTCGGATCGTAGAGGCGCAAAATTGCGCGCCCTGTTGTGGTCTTTCCGCAGCCACTTTCGCCAACCAGGCCCATGATCTCGTTCTCGCGCAGGCTGAAGCTGACGCCGTCGACCGCCTTGACGTAACCCACGACTTTCTGTAGCAGGCCCCGGCGTAGGGGGAAATACATTTTGAGATTTTTGACGTCCAAAATCACGTTGTCGGGATCTTTTATCGGCATCACACTTACTCGCTCACCGGCACGACGATTGTCGTCTCTTCCATGATGATATCGGGATCGGTCCAGCCCTTCTGTATCATCAGCTCTTGAGGGGCCCGTCGGTAGAGAAGCCGGGCCTCCACCGTGACCGGACCGCCGTCCGGCGCTGCAAAGGTGAAATGATTGGTATCGGTTTCGAAGGCCGCCAGGCGGGTGTCCTCCACCAGTTCGATCTCTCGCCAATAGGCTGCGGTGGGCGCTTCACCGCTCCAGCGATCCTTGAGAACCTTGACGTAGTAGTGGCCTGCCTGGCCGGCCAGGTCGCCGGTCCAACCGGGCAGCACCGGTCCATTCACCAGTGCCAGTCGATTGCCCTCGGAATCGCTGGCTGTCACCACCAGCAGCATCTGGCGCAGGGGCGTTCCTGTGGGCACATGATGGCCGGTCTGGTCGTTGCTGATGCTCACTTCCACCGACACCTGATCGCCGCTGGATTTAGCACTGGTTTCCATGCTTACGGCGTTTTGCATCAGATACTCGTCGCCGATGCCCGGCATCAGGTGATTGTGGATGCGCTTGGGATCCCGCTCAAGCCCACCTTTTTCGGGGTAGACATAGTAGGCGTAGTCGACGGAAGGCATGTGGCAGTTCTGGCAGGTCTGGCCCGTTTCCGGATCGCTGTAGGGGCTATCCAGCCATTCGCCGTAGGAATCGTAGACCGCGACACCCCCGGCCATGTCGTGACTGCCGGCCACGCCGCCGAAAATCCCGTGATGGCAGGGCGCACAGAAGGCACTCTCCTCCTGTAACGGCAAAAAGCTGTCGTGGCCGGATACATCGTCGAAGGATCCCAGGAAGAGATCGTGTCCCTCCTCCGGGCGGAAGAGCTGCAACGAGGTGACCCCCGGCCTGGCCGCCCAGGGCAGGTCATCTTGCGGGTTCAGGATCACGTTGCCAATCTTGTGGCAGAAGTCGCAACTCATACCCTCCGCGGCCACACCTTTAAGATCGGACGGGTTGACACCGTAGGGTACTTCATCCGACATCTGGGCGGTGAAATTGGTGTGGCAGCCAGCCCAGCCACAGGTGTTGGTGGTTTCCAGATTGGAGGCAGCCGGGGTGTGACAGGCAGCGCAGTTGCCGGTGCGGTCGGGGTAGTCGATACGCAAGCCGGGCCCATAATCGGGCTGGCCCGGTTCGAGGGGCAATGGCAAGCCTGCCGCGTCCCGCTTGACCCTGGTTCTGTTGCCGTGAACATCGGTGCCCTGGTACAGGGTCAGGAAACGAGGATTTGTGGCGGAAAGGGCATGGGCGTCCTGTTGCCATTCCAGGTAAGAGGGATGGCATTCGCCGCAGGTTTCGGAGGGAGCAAACTGGTAGTCGACGTTGTCTTCCGTGCT of the Chloroflexota bacterium genome contains:
- a CDS encoding aldo/keto reductase, whose protein sequence is MIYRFMGKTGLKVSALCLGTMTFGRDTDEKTSFEIMDRFMEDGGNFLDTANVYTRGVSEEIVGRWLQGKKRQDLIIATKVRFPMGEGPNELGLSRKHILDSVEDSLRRLGTDTIDLYQVHGWDPITPLEETLSTLNDLVRSGKVRYVGASNFSGWQIQKAVDLSRHNGWEAFTCLQPLYNLLDRSIEWELVPVCMNEGLGIIPWSPLRGGWLSGKYQRGMTAPIEGTRIDQAEKGGWSEAWSLYNLERTWAIIDALLEVAKDEGKTPAQVALNWLHHRPGVTAPIIGVRTVAHLEDNLGAVGWALSDENMAQLTTVSKPDLHYPYDWMQRLRKIR
- a CDS encoding RDD family protein — protein: MTTTDPGQTTERRKLTIGVKGFKPRLFAMVFDVLIMLTITLMVFFAVGFLTIVVSSYNPFDPVSFNLLLVGLGILVSVLYYVWSWSKSGQTVGKAVLGLRVITDEGAPPSFGKALLRYVGYIISGIVLSLGFLWIAFDRKRQGWHDKIAGTYVVDTDDTFDPATVDVTFEAEEQGAGWGWLVLWLLVALIFPAALFSGLWVLGPIVFRMLTGLVQ
- a CDS encoding alpha-glucosidase/alpha-galactosidase, whose amino-acid sequence is MPKITFIGAGSLVFTRQLCSDILLAPALQGSIISLMDIDPQRLEQSRGIVQALIDQRGINARVEATIDQRQAVTGTDYVVTTFQQGGLEAYRLDIEIPQRYGVEQCVGDTLGPGGVFRSLRTIPVLLDLCNDMDEVAPDALLLNYVNPMAANCWAVAEESGRPHVGLCHSVQGTSEMLARWINLPYEEINFLCAGINHQAFFLEFRRGKEDLYPLIWDAIERPEVCGEEPVRIDIMKHFGYFVTESSGHASEYMPYFRKSPEMVNQVLVPRFTDEINSWYDYARTGGYLRHCLHRWEAFRAEYEEIVASEAETERSHEYGSRIIEAIETNNPISINGNVPNTGLIDRLPEGCCVEVACLVDGSGVQPTHVRDYPAQLAALNRTNINVQELIVTASSSGCIEAVRHAVMLDPLTAAVCTLDEIRDMVDEMLAAEKQWLPQFSGLSG
- a CDS encoding oligopeptide/dipeptide ABC transporter ATP-binding protein; protein product: MPIKDPDNVILDVKNLKMYFPLRRGLLQKVVGYVKAVDGVSFSLRENEIMGLVGESGCGKTTTGRAILRLYDPTDGEVWYWRANGEGIDVAQISKSEMKPLRREMRMIFQDPFSSLNPRFTVKDIIGEPLIIHGEAKGKELEDRVAELMRAVGLDPAYMQRYPHEFSGGQRQRIGLARTLSLNPRLIVADEPVSALDVSVQAQVLNLLQELQEEMGLTLIFVAHDLSVVEHVSDRIAVMYVGKIVEMADTETLLWNPMHPYTEALVSAVPPADPDIQPDRIILEGDVPSPANPPPGCVFHPRCRYAKDICHQEVPELSEARPEHFVSCHFARELELRGVGGRQ